Within Sporosarcina sp. PTS2304, the genomic segment GGATTCTTCTATTCGTTTCACGGGAAAAAGGGCTGTCACAGAAACTCAGTTCTCACTGACTTTCTGGATAGCCCTTTTATTATGTATCGATACATGATGCTCTACTCAGCTATTGACTTATCCATTCAAAATGATAAAATTCGTAACGGTATATAATTCCGTATATAATAGATATATCTCATAATGAAGCTTTGTCTTCCGTAAAATGATTCACAGTAGCCAGACGAAACTGAGCTTAGAACTCTTTCGTCCCTGCAGCTAGGGAAGATTGAGTTTTTTCGTTCTATACTAATTGGAGGTCGTTCGCGTGTTTCCCATCAAGGCAATTCATACACCTACTGTCAAAGCATCCGCAATTTTGACTGCACTTATTGTAGCGATGATTAGCATGAGCATTGTTACATTTAATTCAGTTCCACATGTACCGATATTATTCGCAATTTTATTATTATTTGGTTATGGTTTACGGAAGAAACTTTCGTATAAAGAGTTGGAACGAGGATTAGTTGAGGGTGCAAGCGCAGGAATGAGTGCAGTTTTTCTATTTTTCTTTATCGGAATACTCGTTAGCAGTTGGATGATGAGTGGGACGATTCCTACCATTATCTATGCCGGCCTTCAATTAATTACACCCACTTTCTTTTATGCGATTGTTTTTGTTGTTACGGCCATTATCGGTTTAGCTGTAGGTAGTTCACTGACGACAGTTGCTACAATCGGTGTTGCATTCATTAGTATGGCACATATTTTGGAATTATCGTTGCCACTTGTTGCCGGCGCAATTGTGTCAGGTGCATTTTTCGGAGATAAAATGTCTCCTTTGTCAGATACGACTAACCTGGCATCTTCTATTGTAGGTGTGGATTTATTTGAACATATACGAAATATGGGATGGACAACGATTCCTGCATTTTTTATCTCGCTGCTCTTGTTCGGTATATTGTCTCCGAATGTGACGACTGCGAATTTAGACAGCGTAGAAACTTTCAGCACTGCTCTGCTTGGCACAAATTTAATCCACTGGTATACATTGATTCCAGTGGCAATTCTTATTGTTTTAACATTCGTGAAGGTTCCAGCTATTTTAACACTGGCTGTTAGCGCAGTTTCTGCTGTCATGATCGCCTATATTCATACATTTTATGGCGTTTCTGATGTGTTGAAGATTTTATTCAGCGGGTACGAGGGGACAACAGGCGTTGAAGCTGTAGACGCATTATTGTCGCGTGGTGATGGTATGGAAGGAATGATGTTTACCATTTCACTAGTGTTGCTGGCGCTTAGTATGGGGGGCATGTTGTTCACTCTAGGAATTGTTCAATGTTTACTCAAGAAAATCGAAAGCCTATTGCGTAAAGTATCTTCTGTCATCTTGACATCTGCACTTACCGCTATAGGCATTAATATACTGATTGGAGAACAGTATTTGTCTATATTATTAACAGGACAAGCTTTCCAGTCCAGCTACGAGAAAGTAGGACTGGCCAATAAAAACTTGAGCCGTGTAATGGAGGATGCGGGAACAGTGATCAATCCGCTCGTCCCTTGGAGTGTGGCAGGAATTTTCATCACAACTGTTCTTGACGTATCCACTGTCGCTTATTTACCATTCGCGTTCTTCTGTTTACTAAGTCCTGTACTGACTGTTTTATTTGGCTATTTAGGTAAAACGTTAACACGTATTTAACCTTTGTCAGGATAAAATAATATCATCCTGTTGCTGATCAAGCCGCCGGATTTCCTCCTCGGAAGCTGCACGTTTTCTAGCTAGTTGATCCTGAATTCTCCGGACATCTTGCATGATCGCGTGGAGCTTCTTTTTGGCGTCTGTAATACGTGTATGAACCATCCAGTCGGAAAATATGTTATCAAAAAAAACGTCTGTAAATGTGAAAATATCATTTTTATTTACTTGAAAAGACTCTGTCGCGACATCCTGGACGTCCATTAACTCAG encodes:
- the nhaC gene encoding Na+/H+ antiporter NhaC; the encoded protein is MFPIKAIHTPTVKASAILTALIVAMISMSIVTFNSVPHVPILFAILLLFGYGLRKKLSYKELERGLVEGASAGMSAVFLFFFIGILVSSWMMSGTIPTIIYAGLQLITPTFFYAIVFVVTAIIGLAVGSSLTTVATIGVAFISMAHILELSLPLVAGAIVSGAFFGDKMSPLSDTTNLASSIVGVDLFEHIRNMGWTTIPAFFISLLLFGILSPNVTTANLDSVETFSTALLGTNLIHWYTLIPVAILIVLTFVKVPAILTLAVSAVSAVMIAYIHTFYGVSDVLKILFSGYEGTTGVEAVDALLSRGDGMEGMMFTISLVLLALSMGGMLFTLGIVQCLLKKIESLLRKVSSVILTSALTAIGINILIGEQYLSILLTGQAFQSSYEKVGLANKNLSRVMEDAGTVINPLVPWSVAGIFITTVLDVSTVAYLPFAFFCLLSPVLTVLFGYLGKTLTRI